In Acidianus brierleyi, one genomic interval encodes:
- a CDS encoding pyruvate ferredoxin oxidoreductase — MQVVRGKVLALVGNHAVAYAVKQAKPQVLAVYPITPQTTMLEKLSEYVDKGELKAEMIKVESEHSAMASIYGAAVSGSRVFTATSSQGLLYMTEMIYWVGGQRAPIVAAIATRAIASPWSIWDDHQDFVSKRDAIWIQMMAENVQDAYDMTLQAFKISEDKRVVLPVMMGFDGFILTHTMERVETLPDNVVDSFIPPRQFNLIDFDNPLGVGPIATPDKYIEFRYKAMQAMERSKNVIKEVAKEYEDISGRNQYGLTECYMCDDAEFLLIAMGAWVGDIRVAVNRMRNEGKKVGLLKIRVFRPFPKEEVNDILKGRKGALVFDRAYSFGSGGVLGIETRANAYGLDTPIYNVIAGLGGKDVRPMEIQKITEDMIEGKLENERWLL, encoded by the coding sequence GTGCAAGTAGTAAGAGGAAAAGTATTGGCTTTAGTAGGAAATCATGCAGTGGCTTATGCTGTAAAGCAAGCTAAACCTCAAGTTCTGGCAGTATATCCTATAACGCCTCAAACTACAATGTTAGAAAAATTATCAGAGTATGTAGATAAAGGAGAATTAAAAGCCGAAATGATTAAAGTTGAAAGTGAGCATTCTGCAATGGCATCTATATATGGTGCCGCAGTAAGTGGATCAAGAGTTTTCACTGCTACTTCCTCTCAAGGCTTACTTTACATGACTGAGATGATATACTGGGTAGGCGGACAAAGGGCTCCAATAGTTGCAGCAATAGCTACTAGAGCTATTGCATCTCCTTGGTCTATTTGGGATGACCATCAAGATTTTGTAAGTAAGAGGGACGCGATATGGATACAAATGATGGCTGAGAATGTCCAAGATGCTTATGACATGACATTACAAGCTTTCAAAATATCAGAAGATAAAAGAGTTGTTTTACCAGTAATGATGGGGTTTGATGGATTTATTTTAACGCATACAATGGAAAGAGTAGAAACGTTACCAGATAATGTAGTTGATTCATTTATTCCACCTAGACAGTTTAATCTTATTGACTTTGATAATCCATTAGGTGTTGGACCTATAGCTACTCCAGATAAGTATATTGAATTTAGATATAAGGCTATGCAAGCAATGGAAAGATCAAAGAATGTAATAAAGGAAGTGGCTAAAGAATATGAAGACATTTCTGGAAGGAACCAATATGGCCTAACCGAATGTTATATGTGCGACGATGCTGAGTTTCTTTTAATTGCAATGGGAGCATGGGTAGGTGATATCAGAGTAGCAGTAAATAGAATGAGAAATGAAGGTAAAAAAGTAGGGTTACTCAAAATAAGAGTTTTCAGACCATTCCCTAAGGAGGAAGTGAACGATATATTAAAGGGAAGAAAAGGAGCTTTAGTTTTTGATAGAGCGTATTCTTTTGGATCGGGCGGAGTTTTAGGGATAGAAACGAGGGCAAATGCATACGGATTAGATACTCCCATATATAATGTAATAGCAGGATTAGGAGGAAAAGATGTAAGACCGATGGAAATTCAAAAAATAACTGAAGATATGATTGAAGGAAAACTTGAAA
- a CDS encoding 4Fe-4S binding protein yields MSDEFPLASPKKGSAGLTGYWRVIRPVIDFSKCTRCRLCILYCVENTIDQENNLYPRIDYDYCKGCGVCAQVCPTKAINMIPEVK; encoded by the coding sequence TTGAGTGATGAGTTTCCTTTAGCTTCTCCTAAAAAAGGATCTGCAGGACTTACAGGTTATTGGAGAGTAATTAGACCAGTAATAGACTTTAGTAAATGTACTAGATGTAGATTATGCATTTTGTATTGTGTTGAAAATACTATAGATCAAGAAAATAATCTCTACCCAAGAATTGACTATGATTATTGTAAGGGATGTGGAGTATGTGCACAAGTATGTCCAACAAAAGCCATAAATATGATACCAGAGGTGAAATGA
- a CDS encoding 2-oxoacid:acceptor oxidoreductase family protein, translating into MLMLEISLKGRGGQGVVTAGELLVSAAIKEGIYGQSIPFYGGERRGAPVTSEVRVSKEPIFMHRRVYNPDIIAIFDPSLINLENMLEGIKNTGIVVINSSNPKKIWKNTYVLDATKIATQLGLVIAGWAVVNTAMVGAIAKITDILNRDEVEEAAEEEFEGKLSELNAEAVKLGFNEVKKLE; encoded by the coding sequence ATATTAATGTTGGAAATTTCTCTTAAAGGAAGAGGAGGACAAGGAGTAGTCACTGCTGGTGAATTACTTGTTTCTGCTGCAATTAAAGAAGGAATTTACGGTCAATCTATTCCTTTCTATGGTGGAGAAAGGAGAGGAGCTCCTGTTACTTCAGAAGTAAGAGTGTCCAAAGAACCTATCTTTATGCATAGGAGAGTATATAATCCAGATATAATAGCAATTTTCGATCCTTCGCTAATTAACTTGGAAAATATGCTAGAAGGTATAAAAAATACTGGGATAGTAGTTATTAACTCAAGCAATCCCAAGAAGATTTGGAAAAACACCTACGTATTAGATGCTACAAAGATAGCTACGCAATTAGGTCTAGTAATAGCAGGTTGGGCAGTTGTAAATACTGCCATGGTAGGAGCTATAGCTAAAATAACGGACATTCTAAATAGAGATGAAGTAGAAGAAGCTGCAGAGGAAGAATTTGAAGGAAAACTAAGTGAACTTAATGCGGAAGCAGTGAAATTAGGTTTCAATGAGGTGAAAAAACTTGAGTGA
- the sixA gene encoding phosphohistidine phosphatase SixA, with protein sequence MISLIIVRHGEAEPKVDSIEDKERKLIKKGIKQMRRVAGFIDEMDYNFDRILTSTYIRAYQSAEAILDELGEDEKKIETINELDPDKDPSEFINKIKESDNTSMLVVGHEPFLSQLIRNLTGGNIEIKKGGLAVVDYNPVDGKGVLKMLITQKIMKLI encoded by the coding sequence ATGATAAGTTTAATTATAGTAAGGCATGGTGAAGCGGAGCCCAAAGTAGACAGTATTGAAGATAAAGAGAGAAAATTAATAAAGAAGGGAATAAAACAAATGAGGAGAGTAGCAGGATTTATTGATGAAATGGATTATAATTTTGATAGAATACTTACTAGTACTTACATTAGAGCTTATCAATCTGCCGAAGCTATATTAGATGAGCTTGGAGAAGATGAGAAAAAAATAGAAACTATCAATGAGTTAGACCCTGATAAGGATCCTTCAGAATTTATAAATAAAATAAAAGAATCAGATAATACTTCAATGCTTGTGGTTGGGCATGAGCCATTTCTTTCCCAGTTAATTAGGAATCTTACTGGAGGTAACATTGAGATAAAAAAGGGAGGTTTAGCGGTAGTTGATTACAATCCCGTCGACGGAAAGGGTGTTTTAAAAATGCTAATAACGCAAAAGATAATGAAGCTGATTTAA
- a CDS encoding Ppx/GppA phosphatase family protein — MLSAVIDTGYNSTRLCIYDVFPNKTFRLLGSSKFFLRIGEGIEEGSSISENKIKDLENTFRLFRNLLDKKNVNNIKVVGTSAFRYATNGLDVAKKITDIIGSQMIILSGEEEGKMAALGVIDTLPIDSGVIFDLGGGSLEVIYFESREIKEVYHFRLGALKLSREYKSEGELRKKIRNELSILKPIKGTLIGSGGNIRALGKMDQKLSAYPLKSVHGYIIKTSEISKYSKVLMNLDPEERSSLPGISKDRAYTIHTASVVIEELANILGASSITISAYGMREGVLIQDKIDDIQKNWLDTISREFLIDPPWEIYNSFDNPFMKLSSFIATIMKEAGFLDPYEACFRFLKYSTIPGFEDNDVLISSLLCKGASGKLKKKYFKLIKNNYNKKDFLKMAKEVKEVVNASVAGVKI, encoded by the coding sequence ATGCTTTCGGCTGTTATAGATACTGGCTATAATTCTACAAGGCTATGTATCTATGACGTTTTTCCAAATAAGACCTTTAGATTATTAGGTTCATCAAAGTTTTTTCTGAGAATAGGCGAAGGTATAGAAGAAGGAAGTTCCATATCTGAAAATAAAATAAAAGATCTAGAAAATACATTTAGACTGTTTAGGAATTTATTAGATAAGAAAAATGTCAATAATATTAAAGTCGTAGGTACTAGCGCATTTAGGTACGCAACAAACGGCTTAGATGTAGCTAAAAAAATCACTGATATAATCGGAAGTCAAATGATAATTCTTTCAGGTGAGGAAGAAGGTAAAATGGCCGCCTTAGGAGTTATAGATACCTTACCTATTGACTCTGGAGTAATTTTCGATTTGGGAGGAGGATCGCTGGAAGTAATTTATTTCGAGTCAAGAGAAATAAAGGAGGTATACCATTTTAGACTAGGTGCACTAAAACTTTCAAGAGAGTATAAGTCTGAAGGAGAATTAAGAAAGAAAATTAGAAATGAGCTTTCGATTTTAAAGCCAATAAAAGGTACATTAATAGGTTCTGGAGGAAATATAAGAGCTTTAGGAAAGATGGATCAAAAGCTTTCAGCATATCCGTTAAAATCTGTTCATGGATATATAATAAAAACTAGCGAAATATCTAAGTATTCCAAGGTATTAATGAATTTAGATCCTGAAGAAAGATCGAGTTTACCAGGAATAAGTAAAGATAGGGCATATACTATTCACACAGCCTCTGTTGTTATAGAGGAGTTAGCTAATATTTTAGGTGCGTCATCCATTACTATTTCTGCATATGGCATGAGAGAAGGAGTTTTAATTCAAGATAAAATAGACGACATACAAAAGAATTGGCTAGACACTATATCTAGAGAATTTTTAATTGACCCACCGTGGGAGATATATAATTCATTTGATAATCCTTTTATGAAATTATCATCCTTTATAGCCACGATTATGAAAGAGGCTGGATTTTTGGATCCGTATGAGGCATGTTTTAGATTTTTAAAATATTCCACAATACCAGGATTTGAAGACAATGATGTTCTTATTTCATCCTTGTTATGTAAAGGAGCCTCTGGTAAGTTGAAAAAGAAATATTTTAAATTGATTAAGAATAATTACAATAAGAAGGACTTCCTTAAAATGGCTAAGGAAGTTAAAGAAGTAGTAAATGCGTCTGTAGCGGGAGTTAAAATATGA
- the tmk gene encoding dTMP kinase produces MKGSLIAFEGIDGSGKSSQTVLLRDWLLEKRDTFLTEWNSSEWIHGIIKEAKKKNILTPITFSLIHATDFADRYEKYILPMLKTGFAVIADRYVYTAYARDSVRGVNIDWVKKLYSFARKPDITFYIRVTPEVALDRIKKSRRQIKPTEAGSDVFPGLKPEDGFLKYQSAVLEVYDKIADENNFFIIDGTLSPREIQKIIREKVMEIWKEEK; encoded by the coding sequence ATGAAAGGAAGTTTAATAGCCTTTGAAGGAATTGACGGTTCTGGAAAATCCAGTCAGACAGTTCTTTTGAGAGACTGGTTACTAGAAAAGAGAGACACATTTCTAACTGAATGGAATTCGTCAGAATGGATTCATGGAATAATTAAGGAAGCCAAGAAAAAGAATATACTTACACCAATTACATTTAGTTTAATTCATGCAACAGATTTTGCTGATAGATATGAGAAATACATTTTACCTATGCTTAAAACTGGATTTGCGGTTATTGCAGACAGATATGTTTATACTGCTTATGCGAGAGATAGCGTTAGAGGCGTAAATATAGATTGGGTTAAGAAATTATATTCCTTTGCAAGAAAACCAGATATAACTTTTTACATTAGGGTGACTCCAGAAGTTGCATTAGATAGAATAAAGAAGTCTAGAAGGCAAATAAAACCTACAGAAGCAGGTTCTGATGTTTTCCCAGGTTTAAAACCTGAAGATGGCTTCCTTAAATATCAGTCTGCAGTGCTTGAAGTTTATGATAAAATAGCAGATGAAAACAACTTCTTCATTATAGATGGTACATTGTCACCAAGGGAAATTCAGAAGATTATAAGGGAAAAGGTGATGGAAATTTGGAAAGAGGAAAAATAA
- a CDS encoding dTMP kinase has translation MERGKIIAIEGIESSGKSTHAQTLKSYLEDQGYGVIIFGLQMSKLMAEAIARVKKEIVFQRRTLFLAYLTDLADQVENVVKPAIDSGFITIADGYALTLEAWGLTRGLEKDWMEDVLSVLPKPSVSVSLLSPSVEIMRRIIRKRGFLDPLSENVDLCVNSEIFSSYKSYINKFQSYLKDISIGKNIITKKKIEEVNEEIAKYVMEVINLET, from the coding sequence TTGGAAAGAGGAAAAATAATAGCAATAGAAGGAATAGAGAGTTCTGGAAAATCGACTCATGCACAGACACTTAAATCGTACTTAGAAGATCAAGGATATGGTGTAATAATATTTGGACTGCAAATGTCCAAGCTAATGGCAGAAGCAATAGCTAGAGTAAAGAAAGAAATAGTTTTCCAGCGTAGAACTCTATTTCTAGCATATTTGACTGACTTAGCTGATCAAGTTGAGAATGTCGTTAAACCTGCTATAGACTCAGGTTTTATTACTATAGCGGATGGTTACGCTTTAACTTTGGAAGCATGGGGTCTAACTAGAGGTTTAGAAAAAGATTGGATGGAAGACGTTTTATCTGTGCTACCAAAGCCTTCAGTTTCAGTCTCTTTACTATCGCCTTCAGTTGAGATAATGAGGAGAATAATAAGGAAAAGAGGATTTTTGGATCCTTTAAGTGAGAATGTAGATCTTTGTGTAAACAGTGAAATATTTTCTTCATATAAATCATATATAAATAAATTTCAGTCATATCTGAAAGATATATCTATAGGTAAAAATATTATAACTAAGAAAAAAATAGAAGAGGTTAACGAAGAAATTGCCAAATATGTAATGGAGGTAATAAATCTTGAGACCTGA